From the Saccharomycodes ludwigii strain NBRC 1722 chromosome I, whole genome shotgun sequence genome, one window contains:
- a CDS encoding 60S ribosomal protein eL22 (similar to Saccharomyces cerevisiae YLR061W | RPL22A | Ribosomal Protein of the Large subunit (paralog of YFL034C-A | RPL22B) | 5' partial due to uncharacterized intron), producing TNNYTQTARKQKVVKTFTVDVSSPTENGVFDPSAYAKYLIDHIKVDGQTGNLGNAVAVEENGSVVTVVSSTKFSGKYLKYLTKKYLKKNQLRDWIRFVSTKTNTYKLSFYQVTPEDDEDEE from the coding sequence ACAAACAATTATACTCAGACTGctagaaaacaaaaagttgTCAAAACCTTTACTGTTGATGTTTCCTCCCCAACTGAAAATGGTGTTTTTGACCCATCTGCTTATGCTAAATACTTGATCGATCACATTAAGGTTGATGGTCAAACTGGTAATTTGGGTAATGCCGTTGCTGTTGAAGAAAATGGTTCTGTTGTTACTGTTGTTTCTTCTACCAAATTCTCTGGTAAGTACTTAAAATACTTAACCAAGAAGTACTTGAAGAAAAACCAATTGAGAGATTGGATTAGATTTGTCTCCACCAAGACTAACACTTACAAATTGTCTTTCTACCAAGTCACTCcagaagatgatgaagacgAAGAATAA
- the MIL1 gene encoding Mil1p (similar to Saccharomyces cerevisiae YFL034W | MIL1 | Medium adaptin-Interacting Ligand) yields the protein MTGIVIEKKNTNSLMDTKDNDNFNVDSAVLKDDKGKEKHENQNIKNSDDTDKEAKKNVDSSNNKINILPEEKDVDTVDLTTKKDQEICSNKDNVFKENLEPASVISDDNKILSDDDSDLGWQEMPAVASHNVYNEHGDLELHKQSMLSLEEVDEEDKDKNKSTFGYTKVDDEKQAQRSQKTNKKIDFLFSSRTRSTITSQPSLSNGSKQVSEEERTYYQDDDDDHDDDDDDDEHGLTHEEMTAEHQLSSMKSLLSDREKIAYVGSINVLIHHFCTQLAERCLGSNILKKKKLAKRLHYIQKNTGYWQIDIMNRLYHHLDLSSEEVKMIENLTSHGVELDDLCKSIKVSRTVSNPFEEKEFELDDTTLDHIDQQKEKEHMQNSGKDQIDTAMERNLYSKNEKKSSNIIENNKDRSNNTNTTNRDRVELGNDTPERFKDSAVDNDLSSGDKLEKPDIKNNVDVDVNVDYDPSKHIPHKIISPEEVKEQSDLDIDVAWTIICDFFLLLLSKSSYDARSRTILITFAKHLNITRDEINHFEKRVTEALEMEQSADDQVWVEEQHMTKRKTLIKKKKLMYIGLATIGGSLVLGLSGGLLAPVIGAGVAAGLSTIGITGATGFLTGAGGTAIVAVTSTAIGANIGHASMKRRMGSVKTFEFKPLHNNRRINLIISVSGWMIGTEDDVRLPFSTVDPVEGDLYSLYWEPEMLRSTGQTINILASEIITQTIQQILGATILTAFMAAIQWPMALSKLGYIIDNPWNVSLDRAWNAGLILADTILSKNLGDRPITLIGFSLGSRVIYSCLIELCKRGAVGLVENVIIFGSPIVYNRDDWAMARSVVSGRFVNGYSNKDWVLGYLFRATSGGMKTVAGLSPIESIEGIENFDCTEWVEGHMAYRKNIPKLLKQLGISVLSEEFVEIDDSPDPENLKKQRELIHDLDEAQKKLAKKGSPNKNTWLPKWFKPKKQKWQEMVEESAIHAPVAQSVLESPGLKDPSLVDTKALVSELNKIRIGAGLEETNVTQILEPVKDGDRNEVPINNGLNFQLLSAGHTVLPKDDDEFRGKGKPDVQFSDNF from the coding sequence ATGACGGGCATTGTAATtgagaaaaagaatactAATAGTTTAATGGATACAAAAGATAATGACAACTTTAACGTAGATTCAGCAGTCTTGAAAGATGATAAAGGGAAGGAGAAACACGAAAACcagaatataaaaaattcagATGATACAGATAAAgaagctaaaaaaaatgtagatagtagcaataataaaatcaatattttgccagaagaaaaagatgtCGATACAGTGGACCTTACAACCAAAAAAGATCAGGAAATATGTAGCAACAAAGATAATGTGTTCAAGGAAAACTTGGAGCCGGCAAGTGTGATTagtgatgataataaaatccTTAGTGATGATGACAGTGACCTTGGTTGGCAGGAAATGCCTGCAGTTGCTTCCCACAATGTTTATAATGAACATGGTGATTTAGAATTACATAAACAGTCAATGCTTTCGTTAGAAGAAGTAGATGAAGAGGAcaaagataaaaacaaaagtacATTTGGTTATACCAAAGTTGATGACGAAAAACAAGCCCAAAGATCACAAAAAACTAACAAgaaaattgattttttatttagcTCTAGAACCAGATCAACGATTACATCACAACCTTCATTGAGTAATGGGTCAAAACAAGTTTCTGAGGAAGAACGCACTTACTACCAAGACGACGACGACGACCACGACGAcgacgatgatgatgatgaacaTGGCCTAACGCATGAAGAAATGACTGCCGAACATCAATTAAGTAGCATGAAGAGTTTATTGTCTGATAGAGAGAAAATAGCGTATGTTGGTTCtattaatgttttaattCATCATTTTTGTACACAACTAGCAGAAAGATGTTTAGGctcaaatattttgaagaagaaaaaactaGCCAAAAGACTGCATTATATCCAAAAAAACACAGGTTATTGGCAGATAGATATTATGAATAGGTTATATCATCATCTAGATTTGTCTTCTGAAGAGGTTAAAATGATTGAAAATTTAACCTCGCATGGTGTTGAATTAGACGACTTATGCAAGTCGATAAAAGTTTCAAGAACAGTATCAAATCCGTTCGAAGAAAAGGAATTTGAACTAGATGACACAACTCTTGATCACATCGATCAAcagaaagagaaagaacACATGCAAAATTCTGGAAAGGATCAAATAGACACTGCTATGGAAAGAAATTTATATTctaaaaacgaaaaaaagagtagtaatataattgaaaataataaagatagaagtaataatactaataccaCTAATCGGGACCGAGTTGAACTCGGGAATGACACGCCAGAACGTTTCAAGGATTCTGCTGTTGATAATGACCTTTCTTCTGGCGATAAATTGGAAAAGCcagatattaaaaacaacgTTGACGTTGACGTTAACGTTGACTACGATCCCTCAAAACACATCCCtcataaaattatttctcCAGAAGAGGTAAAAGAACAGAGTGACTTAGATATAGACGTTGCTTGGACAATTATTTgcgatttttttttgctactACTATCAAAATCCAGTTATGATGCAAGATCAAGAACTATTTTGATAACTTTTGCCAAGCATCTAAACATAACTAGAGATGAAATTAatcattttgaaaaaagagtTACGGAAGCCTTGGAAATGGAACAGTCTGCTGATGATCAGGTTTGGGTCGAAGAGCAACACATgaccaaaagaaaaactttgataaaaaaaaagaagcttATGTATATAGGCTTGGCAACTATTGGTGGGTCTTTAGTGTTAGGACTGAGTGGTGGTCTTTTAGCGCCCGTTATTGGTGCGGGTGTTGCTGCCGGGTTGTCTACGATTGGTATAACTGGTGCTACAGGGTTTTTGACTGGGGCTGGTGGTACAGCTATTGTTGCAGTTACAAGCACAGCGATTGGTGCTAATATAGGCCATGCTTCCATGAAGAGGCGGATGGGTAGTGTTAAAACCTTTGAATTTAAACCATTGCATAATAATAGAAGAATAAACCTGATTATTAGTGTTTCTGGATGGATGATTGGTACTGAAGATGATGTTAGATTACCCTTTTCCACTGTGGATCCTGTAGAGGGTGATTTGTATTCTTTATATTGGGAACCAGAGATGTTGCGTTCTACTGGTCAAACCATCAACATTTTAGCAAGTGAAATTATTACACAAACAATTCAACAAATTTTGGGTGCCACCATTTTAACTGCGTTTATGGCTGCTATTCAATGGCCTATGGCTTTATCCAAGTTGGgttatattattgataatcCATGGAATGTTTCTTTGGATAGAGCTTGGAATGCCGGTTTGATTTTGGCGGACactattttatcaaaaaatttgggGGATAGACCTATTACATTAATCGGATTTTCCCTAGGATCAAGAGTTATTTATTCCTGTTTGATTGAGTTATGTAAGCGAGGAGCTGTTGGGTTGGTCGAGaatgttattatatttgGCTCGCCGATTGTATATAATAGGGATGATTGGGCCATGGCACGTTCAGTGGTTAGCGGTAGATTCGTAAACGGCTATTCCAATAAAGACTGGGTTTTGGGCTATTTATTTAGAGCTACAAGTGGTGGTATGAAAACGGTTGCTGGTTTGTCACCCATTGAAAGCATAGAGGGAATAGAGAATTTTGACTGCACTGAGTGGGTAGAGGGCCATATGGCGTATCGTAAGAACATACCcaaacttttaaaacaattgGGTATCTCTGTTCTAAGTGAAGAATTTGTGGAAATAGATGACTCTCCAGATCCGGAAAACTTGAAGAAACAAAGAGAATTGATCCATGATTTAGATGAagctcaaaaaaaattggctAAGAAAGGATCACCTAACAAGAATACTTGGTTACCCAAATGGTTTAAACCtaagaaacaaaaatggcAAGAAATGGTGGAAGAAAGTGCTATTCATGCCCCTGTTGCGCAATCAGTATTAGAATCGCCTGGATTGAAAGATCCTTCACTCGTTGATACAAAAGCATTGGTCAgtgaattaaataaa